Proteins encoded together in one Lathyrus oleraceus cultivar Zhongwan6 chromosome 5, CAAS_Psat_ZW6_1.0, whole genome shotgun sequence window:
- the LOC127086854 gene encoding protein STRUBBELIG-RECEPTOR FAMILY 3 translates to MSEMRSTSQYKRMKLKIHLHILFGLMLICIVQFSFAATNPSDVAAINRLYAAMGNPVLSGWVSSAGDPCGEAWQGVQCNDTLIQEITLVGANLGGELGDSLGTFVSIKSITLSNNHIGGSIPSSLPVTLQNLFLSGNQFNGSIPVTLSTLAELTDMSLNDNLLTGEIPDAFQSLTRLINLDLSNNNLSGELPPSVESLSALTTLNLQNNSLSGTLDVLQDLPLTELNVDNNQFSGSIPPNLLSIPNFSKDGNQFNLDGNATIAPARPPHSPITTSPSGTVVPGTPFSGRVPPKHANGPTTSKKSSSEKSKTNTKRVVWITISCVLGFIILALALVLFLPRCSKLERVDRTSKQHLIGAYGGERANPWNNGALVQPPSQTEKVLKGAVVRPKENRQAEKDEQRMETIPKLLSHEIDIGALDLDSMPPSPPPPPPPPPLSTEKVVVEPTTFPGGSNTNPSKRSPVLPTFAKSFTVASLQQYTNSFSQDNLIGLGMLGSVYRAELPNGKILAVKKLDKRVSDHQEDDEFLELVNNIDRIRHANAVELIGYCVEHGQRLLIYEYCSNGSMYEALHSDDDFKTRLSWNARIRIALGAARALEYLHEQCQPPVIHRNFKSANILLDEDLSVRVSDCGLAPLITKGAVRQLSGQLLAAYGYGAPEFESGIYTYQSDVYSFGVVMLELLTGRQSYDRTRPRGEQFLVRWAIPQLHDIDALSRMVDPSLNKAYPAKSLSNFADIISRCVQSEPEFRPAMSEVVLYLLNMIRRESQQNESNE, encoded by the exons ATGAGTGAGATGAGATCTACTTCACAGTACAAGAGAATGAAATTGAAAATCCATTTACATATTCTATTTGGATTGATGTTGATCTGTATAGTTCAGTTTTCATTTGCAGCTACTAATCCCTCTGATG TCGCCGCAATTAATAGATTATATGCTGCAATGGGAAACCCTGTACTTTCTGGGTGGGTTTCTAGTGCGGGAGACCCGTGCGGAGAAGCGTGGCAAGGCGTTCAATGTAATGATACACTCATACAAGAAAT AACTTTGGTTGGTGCAAATTTGGGAGGAGAGCTTGGTGATAGCTTAGGAACGTTTGTTTCCATCAAATCAAT AACTCTAAGCAACAACCACATTGGAGGAAGTATTCCGTCAAGTTTGCCAGTCACCTTGCAAAACCT TTTTCTTTCGGGTAACCAGTTCAATGGAAGTATTCCAGTCACTTTATCGACATTGGCAGAACTTACTGACAT GTCTCTTAATGATAATCTGCTGACTGGAGAAATACCAGACGCCTTCCAGTCTCTTACGCGATTGATCAATCT AGATTTATCTAATAATAATTTGAGTGGGGAATTGCCTCCATCTGTAGAGAGTTTGTCAGCTCTGACGACTTT AAATTTACAGAATAATAGCCTGTCTGGGACACTCGATGTTTTACAAGACCTTCCACTGACAGAATT GAATGTCGATAACAACCAGTTTTCTGGATCAATACCTCCAAATTTGTTAAGCATCCCTAACTTTAG TAAAGATGGAAACCAATTTAACCTTGATGGTAATGCTACTATAGCACCAGCTCGTCCACCTCATTCTCCAATAACAACTTCACCATCAGGAACTGTGGTTCCCGGGACACCATTTTCTGGACGGGTACCTCCTAAACATGCCAATGGACCAACTACATCAAAGAAATCAAGTTCCGAGAAATCAAAAACAAACACTAAAAGAGTGGTTTGGATTACTATTTCATGTGTATTGGGGTTTATCATCTTGGCACTGGCACTTGTTCTCTTTCTTCCAAGATGTAGCAAACTGGAACGGGTTGACAGAACCTCCAAGCAACATCTTATTGGAGCATATGGAGGCGAAAGAGCAAATCCATGGAATAATGGGGCTCTGGTCCAACCACCTAGTCAAACTGAGAAAG TACTGAAAGGGGCTGTTGTAAGGCCAAAAGAGAATCGTCAAGCAGAGAAAGATGAACAAAGAATGGAAACAATTCCAAAGCTATTAAGTCATGAGATTGATATAGGTGCACTAGATCTAGATTCAATGCCACCTTCACCCCCACCCCCACCTCCTCCTCCACCACTTTCCACTGAGAAGGTGGTTGTTGAGCCAACCACATTCCCTGGAGGGTCTAACACCAATCCTTCCAAAAGAAGTCCAGTTCTTCCCACCTTTGCAAAATCTTTCACCGTTGCATCCCTTCAACAGTATACAAATAGCTTTTCTCAAGACAATCTTATAGGGTTAGGCATGTTGGGGAGTGTATATAGGGCAGAGCTTCCTAATGGGAAG ATACTTGCTGTGAAGAAACTAGACAAAAGAGTTTCAGATCACCAAGAAGATGATGAGTTTCTTGAATTGGTAAACAATATCGACAGAATTCGACATGCAAATGCAGTTGAGCTTATTGGGTACTGTGTAGAGCATGGACAGAGGCTTCTGATCTATGAATACTGCAGTAATGGGTCGATGTATGAAGCACTTCATTCAGATGATGATTTCAAAACAAGGCTGTCTTGGAATGCTCGTATTCGGATAGCACTTGGAGCAGCCAGAGCCTTAGA GTACTTGCATGAGCAATGTCAGCCACCTGTTATACACAGAAATTTCAAGTCTGCAAACATTCTCCTTGATGAGGATCTATCTGTCCGTGTATCTGACTGTGGTTTGGCTCCGTTAATAACTAAAGGTGCTGTACGTCAG CTCTCAGGACAGCTGCTAGCAGCTTATGGCTATGGGGCTCCAGAATTTGAGTCAGGAATTTACACCTACCAAAGCGACGTGTACAGCTTTGGAGTCGTTATGTTAGAACTTTTGACAGGCCGTCAGTCCTATGACAG GACACGACCTCGAGGTGAGCAGTTTCTTGTAAGATGGGCAATTCCTCAACTTCATGATATTGATGCATTATCAAGGATGGTTGATCCTTCTCTAAATAAAGCTTACCCTGCCAAATCGTTGTCAAATTTCGCAGACATTATTTCTAGATGTGTTCAG TCCGAGCCAGAATTCAGACCAGCAATGTCGGAGGTTGTCTTGTATTTGCTAAATATGATAAGGAGAGAGTCTCAACAAAATGAATCaaatgaatga